The Fusarium poae strain DAOMC 252244 chromosome 2, whole genome shotgun sequence nucleotide sequence CATCTAAACTCCACGCATCGTCTTCCAAATATCCCCATGCTGAAGCCTCATTGAAATCTCCACTATCATACGTGCCATCATCGTCCGTGGGGCTGTTCAAGCTGTCGCCTCTACTACTCTCAAGACTAGATAGAGTGCTCCAGTCATTAGGCAGATCTTGGTCTACATTTTCTGTCGGAGAATGCCACTCGACCGTGATCCTTTGTAGTTGAGGCATCTTAGCAAAATAGGTTAGTCGCTGGATGTAGTCCAATAATTGCCCACAATGACATTCGTTCCGTTCCACTTTCACTGTGAGATCACGAACTAGCATCTCGACCGGAACAGCATCTTCCCAATCGCCAAGCATGTCGTCCAAGAAGCGAGATAGTCCGCTCAACAGGAGCACAAATGAGTTCTCCTCATAGAACACTCGTCGAGCTTCTAGTAGAAGATGTTTTTTGGACTCGTCCTCGTCGAGGAACTTCTTCAGAAGGAAAAACCTTCCAATGCTCTCGTCATCTGACCAAGCGATAGGCTCTTGCACTAGGATTGGTTTGTCCTTGTTGACTAGGTACTTGTGAAATAAGGAGCGACGATCGTCTGATGGCATATCGTAGATGTCATCAAGAGTTGTCCCGTCCCCCGATCCGATGAGATCGTCGTTGGCGGTTGGAAGTTGCATCTCTTCGGCCTTGCGAAATACCGATAGCGGCTAACGAAATGCGTCAGAAGCTCTAACTCCGGGCGAGGGCACTATTGGAGTATCGATGAAGGGTTTGGGGATCACTCACCTGCAGAAACCTTTGTATACTAGTCCCTGGTTGAGAGAATGGCCCCAGATGTTCGTTGCCTTGCATCCTAAACTCCTGTAGCTGGTGGGTTATCGCTGTGGGAGATTCAGTCAAAGCATTGATTTTCCTAAACACGGGGCTATGTGATATAAGAAGTCCCCTCAGGACTCACAACCTCCTCAGTCCCTTTTTAATGGTACAGAGGACCACGAATATCTATGGCATGAACAATGTTCGCACGCCCGTCCATATATTACATGTGCAGAACTAGCAAGTCGAATGTAGCAACTTCTGATCGGATCCGTTTTTGGCGCCAAAGTCTAAGTCAACGTAACCCACAAATTCGCATCCAATCCGTACATGTACGTTACGATCAACGATATGGTGTTGAAAGATAGATCTACCAATGTATCGTGTATGTTATGGTAACGGGTCGTCATGGTACTGATTTTAGCGAGGCCCTGCATAGCCAGGATGGATTAGGTCAATAGGATGGGACACGTTAGACGTCTCGTCTTCAACATTCACCATTTGCACATGATATAGGCCACTAAACTCTAAGAGTAGCGATATCGAATCTGGAGAAGCACATTCGTTATCTTTTATTTCAtacagggtggtgcgggtccagcgtcagtagtttattattatagttttaatggaaatgccccaaaatggactaagcgtggcgcatgccataTGCACAGAGAGCCGAAATCAACCCTGCCAGGTATCAGCCACAACAGAATCTAGgtatttcggcgtccgggctTCAAAGACTCGTATAATAATCAACTTATAACCACTTACTTCTTATAAGAGCCAGCTCGGACTATCCTCATCATTTTTCCGGCCGTGCATGGGGTTTAAATTCACTTAGGATCACTGATACTCATCTAAATGCTGTTAGTGAGTACGAAGGGCAGGGATCATCCCATGGTCGGCGGTACACtgggcatgcgccacgtttagtccattttggggcactctcaataaaactacaataataagttactgacgctggactcgcACCACCCTCCCTGTACGCTAGCTTTGTCTAGCTCCCGATGATCTCGCCTTGTCTTGATATCTTTTGTAAAAATCTTCAATGGTGGGAagatcgtcatcgtcgtcttcatctgTGGGTTGACTATGAGGCTGACGGGAGGAAGAACTAGTTTTTTGATCTGAAGATATCGCTGTGTTCTCCTGTACCTAACCTTACTTATTAGACATGCGTCCGGCGTCTTCCGAGTTACGTACATTTGGCTTCCTTGCCAGCTTTGCTGATCTGTTTCTTGCTTTCTTCGGCTTACTAGATGGTCTCAGTAAATGAGCATCCCATGACCCATTATTCATGAGCCTCTTCGCACGGTCCGTTGGTACGCGACGGCGTGTGTGCCGCCTCAAAGTTTCGGCCTTGACGTATTGAGAGTCTGCGTTTGGCTTTTCTTCTGTTCCCGCCCGGCTTTCAAATGTCAAGGGATTGGGAATAGTGTTTTTGCGCCGCGGTTGGACTGTCCTTCCAACTCCATGTGGGTTTTGCACAACTCTTCTCGTACCAGAGGGCCGATTAAGGCCTCTTCCGTAAGTTATAGTAGTGATATTCGGCATATCATGCATCCTTGTTTGCGGGATAAAGCATTGGAAAAGTTTCGTGATGGTTTTGAGAGGCATCAGTTGAGCTAGATAGGCATATCGGGGTGATATATTCGATACAGTCCAGCACATTGAATGAATGGAGAGCATGGCGATGCGTCATCTTTTATAGTTAGGGCATACCTATCTATGTACGTACCTCTCTGAAGGTGGCGAGCCGGTAACACACAGCCAGATATTTCTCGCTAAACTATTTTAATCCAAGCCATGGCCATCATCACTCCCAATGCAAAGCTGTAGCATTGTGGGAGATTGAACTTCAAATCCATGATTTTCCTAAAAGGGAATGGGGATCACAAGTCATGCACATTGACCCTTGGTGTTTGCAATAGGGTGGATCACGAGTAGTTCGAGTAGTTGAATCGGCGGTAACGAGCCGGCCTCATACTGATAGGAGCCCATGTGGGCGCAAGACCGTGCTTACGGCGATGCTTGGCAGTCCAAAGTGAGATGTGATGACGGGCTACGGCTGGCGAGTAATTCCAAGCCTCATATCTGTGTGGCTTTCAGCTCCTCCAAAGATCTCACACCGTTCGAGGCCGGAAGCGCCGTTGCCAAATATGGATATTCCAGCCAAAGCAAGACAGACAGCACCTGAAACAATATTATAGGAGTTTTCGTGAGCCTTTGGGCCGACAGCGATTACAAAACGAGTGATTGTGAGATATACTAAGCTCTGTCGGTAGTCGAGACAGTCCATTACGTGACTACAAGACTACGGGACCATTGCGTTTGTTTGATGTGAAATCCATACTGCAAACATTGAAGATTATCGACAATTCCCGCTGAAAGGTTTGAACCGGCGTATCACCTGTTCTCAAAGCTTGTGAGGCATTATCGTCGAGGACGGTGATATGAACCGCGCTCAGGTTTATCGGTACAAGTTTCAAGATTGGTTTGAAGCACAAATCCTTCATAGTTGTCTGGGAAGATTGATGCGCTTAACAAAGCTGGCTATTTAGCAATATCCACGTTTAGGAATTGTGGTTGCGAGGGTCAATTAGTCCAAAGATTTAGTTTTAGTCTTCCCCCTTGGTGATCCGAGTTTCTCAATTGCGGAGAATCATGCGCTGGTGTTTTCCCGTTGTAGAAGAATAAGTCAACGGTGCCTTGAAAAGGAAGTTGTGAGGATGAACCTATGGCAAATGGTCGTGTAGGTATTTGTCCGGCTGCGACAGAAACGACTGGTGGAGTCTCAAACTTCGAGATACTAGCGGGACAGAGCATAAGTTGTACCCCGGAAACGAATCTTTCTTTTCTGACAAAAGCCTGTATCCACAATATCCATGGTTTTGCTGCTCCTCATTATTTGAGTCTAAACATGTCTTACTTTTTAGGCCCTTTTCGTACGCACACTTTCTTCCTGTTCCAAGACGTAAAGGGCCCGAGGTCCTAGAAGGCAGAACTTGGGTGGAACAGAAAATATTATACATATGTTACGTCGAAGTCCAATAGGCTTACTGGAGCGGGCTTTCTCAATCATCCCCTCAACTTTGGCGTCACATACCCAGGATCTGCACCAAAATGGGTTTACCGTGCTTAGCACCGCTCTTCTCGCGCTTGAcacatcttctcaacaacaATGAGGGCACCAGTTGGACCGACCGGTGCCATTTGACACAAGAACGGATGAAGGGCGCATTCCGACATAAGAAGATCAGTTTGCAGATGCTCAGGAGAAAGCGCCAGACACCTTCTCAGAGCCATGACACGAACAATCTCGTATCAAGACAACACTCGAGCATGCTCTACGCAACAAGATACGAACCAAGTTGCACCACGAAACGCAGAAGTAAAGAACCTGTTTACCATCACGTTGTCCCTGCTCCAGTGGCAATACCATATTACATCGATCGTGCATGCCAAACTGACTTCTGTCAAACTTCGCCGCCCTCAACAGACGATCTGGTCTTTGCAAGGGCTTTAGACGAGTGCAGGATTCCAGATGGGAGGCCACCTCCGCCGTATGCTCCTCGAGATGACTTTAGGTTGTAATCGCTTTGGACACATGCGGCAACGGAAAACATTGATCGATAGCGGCATTAAACAGACagaaatgcatttcaagatGTCAATAAGTCTTATATCAGATAGCAAGGTTAGacgaataataaaaaagcgGTTGTAGTAACACGATGAGCAAAAAACGAAAGCTTGTTGATCATGCCCTTCAATGATGTTATGGCGATTTTATGTTATATTCAATAAGTCGAGATGAAATAGATTTCAACTCCCTGTTCTCGCTCACGATTCCATGAGGTCACCTAGACAACTAGACTGAACATGCGACAGCATCTTGTCAAGGTACACTATGCGCGCGCGCAGAGGTTATAGAAAATGTCTTTCACAGTTTTCCAAAGCTCGGATGTCTGATTAGGCAAGCCATCATTAGCCCAAAATGTCTGTTTTAGGACGTCATATGAAGTTTCAGTTGGCAAATGGAAATGGAGTGAATAGAGGAAATCGACACTTGAACATAGCTAGTAGCCATGCGTAATATCCCAGTGTCCGTAAGCCTTAATAGGTCTGTGTATTTTTGAACGGACCAAAAAGCTATTTGCTGCCATAAAAGGACTTTCCCGTTCGCCAGAACAACTCATCAGTCCACATTTTGTCTTGACGGCATGTAAATTTAATCTCATTCCTGAGATCGTAAGTGGCTGGTAGGAAGCCTAATGCAATTTTTTACTTAAGTTTCTTTTCGCTCTCACTATACCCGAAAGCTACTTTTCCTAGCAGCCCGTTTatttcattctcgatctacATTGGAAAAGGAAGGCTTCATACTCTATCGCTATGGCAGAGTTTGGTTTTGAGGATGAGTGTGACATTCCATTTGTCAAAATCCTAAAGTGGGGCGCCTATAAGGTTCAACGGATCGCAGCGACCCCGCTTCGATGACGATCACGAAGGAAGGGATATAAAGAAGGCCCCCAGGGCCAACAAGGAAGAAGGTCAGGAATAAATTGTCATATTCAACTCCTATACTATCTATTGAGAATATCATTACGACCTACCTGCGAGATAACTGCGACTGTATCACTCCTTCCAAATTAGCACAGTTGAGCCTCGACAATGAGGACTTGGTTACCCTAAAGGGTAGGGTTATTCTTGTCACAGGTATGCATTTCCTCACCTCTGGTCCCTACTCGCTGTCATCATATACTCGCCACGTATACGTGTTGTGTTTGCAGACGCTTCGTCGCTAAGGCCTCTGAAATAGGTGGTTCATCTGGTATCGGTTTGGCTACTGTCAAGCTACTACTCTCATTCGGGGCTATGGTAGTCAGCGGTGATTTGCAGCCTCCCCGAAACCAGATGAAAGGTACATTCGAATTCGTCAAGACGGATGTTACTAGATGGGAAGAGCTACTAGTGCTCTTCAATAAGGCCAAGGAGCTATATGGCCGTATCGATCACGTTTTTGCCAACGCCGGTATTGGACCACGAGCTGATTACTTGTCTTCGCGACTTGACGAGAATGGCAACCTGATGGAACCCTCTAGCCAGAATCTCGACACAAACCTCAAAGGCGTCATCAATACCTCTACTCTGGCGATTCATCATATGCGACAGCAAAAAGACGGGGGGAGTATCGTTATCACTGGATCCGCAACCGGCCTGCAACGATTCCGGGCCGTTGACTATAGTAAGTAGAGGGAAACGATTCTTGTACATCGCTTTGTCAACCGGCTAACACATGTTAGCCACTACCAAACATGGAGTTCTCGGTTTCGGACGAGGACTTATCCCTTTGCTTGCATCTGCTCAAATTCCGATACGTGTCAATACCTTGGCACCCAGCTGGACTGACAGCGAGGTCGTCCCTTCCTTGAAAGCCTTGCTGAATAACATAAACGCGGACGTACAACCAGCGTATGCAGTAGCTCGCTGTGCTTGTTACCTCATGGCCGATACCTCTATGAATGGACAACTCGTTCACGTAAAACGTGGAAGGTACGTCGAAGTTGATGACGCTGTGTTGCTTCCGGCATACGATAAGGTCAATGGCGATGGTTGCCCGAGTGAGGATGAAGCTTTCGAGCGGCTCGTAGCGCCAGCTGCATAGTTTGAAGTACATCACTACTCCAAAATTGACCGCGTTCCACAGTTGAAACAAGCTATAGAAAGCAACGTATATCAAGCGCAGTTTTACTTAAGACTTTCCACGTGCATCGTATTTATAAGATCCCGTTTGTCTACTAGTGCCCAAACATACATATTGCTTCAAAAATACGTAATACCACTTAATGTCGTCTTGCACCGATTAGATTCTGATAGAATGGCTAACCACTAGTGTTAGACTGCACCGCAATAGTCAAGTACCCTCCACTCATTGAGACATCACTTTCCGCACAAGCCGTTCGCGGGGTAGTCAAGGTGTGGAAAGTTCACGGTCAGTAGAGCCAACCGATCAAACGTATTGCGTATGAGACGTAATACCTCAAATATGACATGATAATACACGCCCCAGGTGGTAAGTAGCGCGCTGTGATAGCGAAATGAGATTGGATAAAATAGTTCATATGTACAGTATAATATGACGCTTGTAATCAAGTCCTTGCCATAGCCATCGCTTCTCGCCACAGTCAGGTTGTTCTAGCTTCTTGGGGATTTCGTTTACCTTCATTCAGCCACAAGATCATATAAAGCCGTAGCCAGGCCTCTGCCGCTGTAGTCTTTGATGCAATGTCACCTCCTTCCGGTATAACGGGGCATACGCCCCAACGTTTGGCTTCAGCAATGTCCGCCGGCGTCTGAATGTCCACTAGGAAAGTATTTCTCATTGGCCAAGTGTAACGATAACGGCCATAAAGGGCACCTGAGGTATCTAGAAGCAAGGAGCGCCCGAGCCCTTGGCCTCCTGGTACCATCGGCCAAGCACGGTCGCCTTCACTTTAGGTTTTCCCTTTGTTTATTTAGCATTTTAGAATCTGTTCCAGCCCGGTACGAAATAAAACCAACGCTCTTAGTTTATGTTCCACAAGACCTACCCAATACAACTTGCAGATATATCCTTTTTACCGTTTGAAAAATTGAACGGGATATAACCTAGATCAGGTCCTGTGTCCTGTGTTGACAAACCTACACCATATCAGAAGACTGCTTAACGGCGATATGGTTTGTAATATGTTGGCCTTTTTTCTAAGAATGATGTCTCTGCTCGTTGCATCTCAGCCTCTGCTAACCGTCGCAGAGCCTGACGCCACGCAATCGTCTCAGAGAGAGCCTCCGCAGAGTGACACAGGATACGTCAACATGATCTACTTTGTCAATTGGTATGCTGGCTCTCAGTCTCATCTGACCTTTTTAAGCCTTGGATCCCTAGTCGCGGTTGTGGCTGGATCATCTCGACGAAGACTAGGTACTGATTTTGTACGTATCTTAGGGGCACATACGAGAGAGGCTTTCAACCGCAGGATCTCCCCGCTTCTAGTATAACACATGTGCTGTACGCGTTCATGAATGTACAGAATAATGGCACCGTGTACCTGCATCCGGGATATAATAGCCATACCAAGACCATTGATTCTAATTCTTCTCAGATTCACGGAAGATACGTACGCAGGTTTGGAAAAGCATTACGAAGGTGATTGTAAGTAACTAACTTATCCCTACATTGAAACTCATCTGCTAGCATATACGGTTGAAGCTCAGACTTGGGTGTGCTCGTTTGCTGACAGGGGTCGAACCTCAATCTATAGCCTGGCTCGAAAGTGATAAGCAGAATGCGTTTGGGTGTGTTAAACAACTTTTTTCCCTCAAAAAGGCGCACCGCCAGGTTAAAGTCCTGCTTTCTATAGGCGGTTGGACTTGGTCTACAAACTTTGCCACTACTGCAGCTAGTGCCGCCGGCAGATCTATTTTTGCCAAGTCAGTGACTCTTGTGAAAGACTGGGGCTTTGACGGCGTCGACATTGACTGGGAGTACCCAGCTACTGATGAGGATGCCTCTAATATGATACTcctccttgaggcggttcgaGCCGAGCTCGATGCATACGCTGCTGAACACGCACCGGGCTATCACTTCCAACTTACCATCGCCGCCCCTACAGGCTCCAGCCACTACAGCAAGTTACACCTAGCGGATCTTGGCACTAAGGTCGACTACATCA carries:
- a CDS encoding hypothetical protein (CAZy:GH18), with the protein product MSLLVASQPLLTVAEPDATQSSQREPPQSDTGYVNMIYFVNWYAGSQSHLTFLSLGSLVAVVAGSSRRRLGTDFDLPASSITHVLYAFMNVQNNGTVYLHPGYNSHTKTIDSNSSQIHGRYHIRLKLRLGCARLLTGVEPQSIAWLESDKQNAFGCVKQLFSLKKAHRQVKVLLSIGGWTWSTNFATTAASAAGRSIFAKSVTLVKDWGFDGVDIDWEYPATDEDASNMILLLEAVRAELDAYAAEHAPGYHFQLTIAAPTGSSHYSKLHLADLGTKVDYINLMAYDYAGSWSPVAGHNANLYANTDQAGDQFNHQLNPVNFMEVEVTCINSINSI